A DNA window from Xyrauchen texanus isolate HMW12.3.18 chromosome 6, RBS_HiC_50CHRs, whole genome shotgun sequence contains the following coding sequences:
- the LOC127644957 gene encoding inhibin beta A chain-like — translation MSSFTLITGMLLFSGCLSGGCSPTPAETLVQGTEGQQQAVGSLEGDAVTSCPSCALAQRQRDLMGSEEQTDMVEAVKRHILNMLHLNTRPNITHPVPRAALLNAIRKLHVGRVGEDGTVEMEEDGGGFREHSELPEEQPFEIITFAESGDVADVVTFEISKEGSSLTVVEQANVWLFLKVAKGNRGKGKVSIKLLQQGKADPSSANGPSEVVVSEKTVDTRRSGWHTLPVPRTVQALLDRESTLINLRVSCSMCAEAGATPIMVPAEGNKSREREQSHRPFLMVVLKPSEEHQHRRSKRGLECDGKIRICCKRQFYVNFKDIGWSDWIIAPSGYHANYCEGDCPSHVASITGSALSFHSTVINHYRMRGYSPFNNIKSCCVPTRLRAMSMLYYNEEQKIIKKDIQNMIVEECGCS, via the exons ATGTCCTCTTTCACGCTAATTACAGGAATGCTGCTCTTCTCTGGCTGTTTATCAGGTGGCTGTTCACCCACGCCGGCCGAGACCCTTGTGCAGGGCACAGAGGGGCAGCAGCAAGCAGTCGGGTCTCTGGAGGGTGATGCCGTAACCTCTTGTCCCTCCTGTGCTCTGGCTCAGAGACAGAGAGACTTGATGGGCTCTGAAGAGCAGACTGACATGGTGGAGGCGGTGAAGAGGCACATCCTCAATATGCTGCATCTGAACACCCGACCCAACATCACACACCCAGTGCCCCGCGCCGCCCTGCTAAATGCCATCCGTAAGCTGCACGTGGGACGGGTGGGTGAGGATGGCACGGTGGAGATGGAGGAAGATGGAGGTGGGTTCAGAGAGCACAGTGAGCTACCTGAGGAACAGCCCTTTGAGATCATCACCTTTGCAGAATCTG GTGATGTCGCTGATGTCGTGACATTTGAAATTTCCAAGGAGGGCAGCTCTCTGACTGTGGTGGAGCAGGCCAATGTGTGGCTGTTTCTTAAGGTTGCAAAAGGCAACCGAGGGAAGGGCAAGGTCTCCATCAAGCTACTGCAGCAAGGAAAGGCTGACCCAAGCTCTGCTAATGGGCCTTCGGAGGTGGTTGTGTCTGAGAAGACAGTAGACACACGGCGCAGTGGCTGGCACACACTACCCGTGCCCCGCACAGTGCAGGCCCTCCTGGACAGGGAAAGCACTTTGATCAATCTGCGTGTTTCCTGTTCAATGTGTGCCGAAGCCGGCGCTACGCCCATCATGGTGCCTGCAGAGGGTAACAAGAGCAGGGAGAGAGAGCAGTCTCACCGACCCTTCCTCATGGTCGTCCTCAAGCCATCTGAAGAGCACCAGCACCGGCGCAGCAAGCGAGGCCTTGAGTGTGATGGCAAAATCCGCATCTGCTGTAAACGGCAGTTCTACGtcaacttcaaagacattgggtGGAGCGACTGGATCATTGCTCCATCTGGATATCATGCCAACTACTGCGAGGGTGACTGTCCCAGCCATGTGGCCAGCATCACAGGCTCCGCCCTCTCCTTTCATTCCACCGTCATAAATCATTATCGAATGCGTGGCTACAGCCCCTTTAACAACATCAAGTCGTGCTGCGTGCCCACGCGCCTACGGGCCATGTCTATGCTCTATTACAATGAGGAGCAGAAGATCATCAAGAAAGACATTCAGAACATGATAGTGGAGGAGTGCGGCTGCTCATAA